One Chryseobacterium wanjuense genomic region harbors:
- the radA gene encoding DNA repair protein RadA — protein sequence MAKLKTAYFCQNCGAQYPQWMGQCKSCGEWNTLVEEVVEKTSSHKTPPFSKSKQHVINIVEVETNEEPRIKTPSEELNRVLGGGIVLGSVTLIGGEPGIGKSTLLLQLALKMKKKVFYVSGEESASQIKMRADRLTDIQNPNCFLFTETSLEKILHEAKKLEPDFVIIDSIQTLQSQLIESSPGTVSQIRECSNEIIKYAKENNVPVFLVGHITKDGQIAGPKVLEHMVDVVLNFDGDRNHLFRLLRANKNRFGSTSEIGIYEMISQGLKEIKNPSEILITKKSEELSGNSVAVTLEGNRPMLLEIQALVSTAVYGTPQRSSTGFDAKRLNMLLAVLEKRAGFQLGAKDVFLNITGGIKTDDPALDLAVVASILSSNEDIAISEHYCFAGEIGLSGEIRPIAQAEQRITEAEKLGYEKIFVSNLNKLPKKKFGIKIEEVSKIEDFHERLF from the coding sequence ATGGCAAAATTAAAAACAGCATATTTCTGTCAAAACTGCGGAGCACAGTATCCACAATGGATGGGACAGTGTAAAAGCTGCGGTGAATGGAATACTTTAGTGGAAGAAGTTGTGGAAAAGACAAGCTCACACAAAACTCCGCCTTTTTCAAAATCTAAACAACACGTAATAAATATTGTTGAAGTAGAAACCAATGAAGAACCAAGAATAAAAACACCATCCGAAGAGCTCAACCGCGTTTTGGGAGGAGGAATTGTTTTAGGATCGGTAACATTAATCGGTGGTGAACCCGGCATCGGAAAATCTACCCTGCTTCTCCAGCTTGCCCTGAAAATGAAGAAAAAAGTATTCTATGTTTCGGGGGAAGAAAGTGCGTCTCAGATCAAGATGAGAGCCGACAGATTAACGGATATTCAAAATCCCAACTGTTTTCTTTTCACAGAAACCTCACTGGAAAAAATTCTTCACGAAGCCAAAAAGCTGGAACCGGATTTCGTTATTATCGATTCTATCCAGACCCTACAATCTCAACTGATTGAAAGTTCTCCGGGAACGGTTTCCCAGATCAGAGAATGTTCCAATGAGATCATTAAATATGCTAAAGAAAATAATGTTCCCGTTTTTCTAGTCGGTCACATCACAAAAGACGGACAAATTGCCGGCCCAAAAGTCCTGGAACACATGGTAGACGTAGTTTTGAATTTTGATGGGGACAGAAACCACCTTTTCAGATTGCTGAGAGCCAATAAAAACCGTTTCGGATCAACTTCTGAAATCGGGATTTATGAAATGATTTCTCAAGGTTTAAAAGAAATTAAAAATCCTTCTGAAATATTAATTACAAAAAAATCCGAAGAGCTTTCCGGAAATTCTGTTGCTGTGACTCTGGAAGGAAACCGACCGATGTTATTGGAAATTCAGGCATTGGTAAGCACGGCAGTTTATGGAACTCCGCAAAGAAGTTCAACCGGTTTTGATGCCAAAAGATTAAATATGCTTCTTGCCGTTCTCGAAAAAAGGGCAGGTTTTCAATTGGGTGCAAAAGATGTTTTCTTAAATATCACAGGAGGAATAAAAACAGACGACCCCGCTTTGGATCTGGCTGTTGTGGCTTCTATTCTTTCGTCCAACGAAGATATTGCGATCTCCGAACATTATTGTTTTGCAGGAGAAATTGGTCTTAGTGGAGAAATCCGTCCGATTGCACAGGCCGAACAGAGAATTACCGAAGCAGAAAAACTAGGCTACGAGAAAATTTTTGTTTCTAATCTGAATAAACTTCCCAAGAAAAAATTTGGAATTAAAATTGAAGAAGTAAGCAAAATTGAAGATTTCCACGAAAGATTGTTTTAA
- a CDS encoding co-chaperone GroES, with the protein MSVNFKPLADRVLIEPIAAETKTASGIIIPDTAKEKPQEGTVVAVGPGKKDEPTTVKVGDKVLYGKYSGSELKLEGKDYLIVKEGDLLGIIG; encoded by the coding sequence ATGTCAGTAAACTTTAAACCATTAGCAGACAGAGTTTTGATCGAGCCGATCGCTGCAGAAACTAAAACAGCTTCAGGTATTATTATTCCGGACACCGCAAAAGAAAAACCTCAAGAAGGTACTGTAGTAGCAGTAGGTCCCGGTAAAAAAGATGAGCCTACAACTGTTAAAGTAGGTGACAAAGTTCTTTATGGAAAATATTCAGGTTCTGAATTGAAATTGGAAGGAAAGGATTATTTAATTGTAAAAGAAGGAGATCTTTTAGGAATTATTG
- the yidC gene encoding membrane protein insertase YidC: MQQNNGLDKSQMISFAVLCLVLFGFMFYFQNKQSKEEQLKAQQQKTEQVKNAVKQTQASNINPNVTPNAIQTANLSNKELKIEFNSLGGQVSKVELAEYKAYDHKTDKADLPLYLINKNNSNYGFQFKDKTGKVINTKDLVFSPTVNGNAVTMTANYNGAVIQFVYTLLPKYTLDFKVRTQGLAKITSDNKADFIWNYNVRNLEKGRAQEQSHSEFSYAFNNYKDYDYDGRTTMEEEKETLNWIGVKQQFFSSVIESKTGFTQSKGNQETVEEGEYLKKLNYEGFVQMTGSELNQDFTWYFMPLDLKLLKSYDKNFDEILPLGWSFIGAMNRYFFMPMYNIIASWGITAGWVIFLMTIIVKLILSPIMYKQHKLSAMMRVIRPEIDEVNAKLKDADPMKKQQATMEVYRKAGVNQMAGCLPALVQIPIFYALFRFFPNFIDLRGKGFWFAKDLTAYDDLIKLPFKIPFLGDHLSVFALACTVVILIYTVMTSGNMQQPQQEGMPNMKVLMYIFPVTFLFFLNTSASGLSWYYFVSNAINILIILVIKYWILDEKKIHAQIQANKEKPKTEGKFQKRMREMMEKAQEQQKVQEQRGKKK; the protein is encoded by the coding sequence ATGCAACAGAACAACGGACTCGATAAAAGTCAAATGATTAGTTTTGCGGTTTTATGTTTGGTTCTCTTTGGTTTCATGTTTTATTTCCAAAACAAGCAATCGAAGGAGGAGCAATTGAAAGCTCAGCAACAAAAGACCGAACAGGTAAAAAATGCTGTAAAACAAACTCAGGCAAGCAATATCAATCCAAATGTAACTCCTAATGCAATTCAGACGGCAAATCTTTCCAACAAAGAATTGAAAATTGAATTCAACAGTCTGGGAGGGCAGGTTTCTAAAGTAGAACTTGCAGAATACAAAGCATACGATCACAAAACAGATAAGGCAGACCTTCCGCTTTATTTAATCAATAAAAATAATTCAAACTACGGATTCCAGTTTAAAGATAAAACAGGGAAAGTCATTAATACTAAAGATTTAGTTTTCTCTCCTACGGTTAACGGAAACGCTGTGACGATGACGGCTAATTATAACGGAGCAGTTATTCAGTTCGTTTATACTTTACTTCCGAAATATACATTAGATTTTAAAGTAAGAACGCAGGGGCTTGCAAAAATAACTTCTGACAACAAAGCAGATTTTATCTGGAATTATAATGTAAGAAATTTAGAAAAGGGTAGAGCTCAGGAACAGTCTCACTCGGAATTCTCGTACGCTTTCAATAATTATAAAGATTATGATTATGATGGAAGAACGACAATGGAGGAGGAGAAAGAGACCCTTAACTGGATTGGTGTAAAACAACAGTTTTTCTCTTCTGTGATTGAATCTAAAACAGGATTTACACAAAGTAAAGGAAATCAGGAAACCGTTGAAGAAGGTGAGTATTTGAAAAAACTGAACTATGAAGGTTTTGTTCAAATGACAGGAAGTGAGTTGAATCAGGATTTTACCTGGTACTTCATGCCTTTAGATCTAAAATTATTAAAATCTTACGATAAAAACTTCGATGAAATTTTACCATTAGGTTGGTCTTTCATTGGAGCGATGAACCGTTATTTCTTCATGCCGATGTATAATATCATTGCAAGTTGGGGAATAACAGCAGGTTGGGTGATCTTCTTAATGACCATTATCGTTAAGTTGATCCTGTCGCCGATCATGTACAAGCAGCACAAATTGAGTGCGATGATGAGAGTAATCCGTCCGGAAATTGATGAGGTGAATGCTAAGCTGAAGGATGCAGACCCGATGAAAAAGCAGCAGGCAACCATGGAAGTCTATCGAAAGGCCGGTGTGAATCAGATGGCTGGATGTCTCCCGGCGTTGGTTCAGATTCCGATTTTCTATGCGCTATTCCGTTTCTTCCCGAACTTTATTGATTTGAGAGGGAAAGGGTTCTGGTTTGCAAAAGATTTGACGGCTTATGATGATTTGATTAAACTGCCATTTAAAATTCCTTTCTTGGGAGATCATTTAAGTGTTTTCGCTTTGGCGTGTACAGTGGTGATTTTGATTTATACCGTTATGACGTCAGGGAACATGCAGCAGCCGCAACAAGAAGGTATGCCAAATATGAAAGTATTGATGTATATCTTCCCTGTTACATTCTTATTTTTCTTAAATACTTCTGCATCGGGTCTTTCTTGGTATTATTTTGTGTCAAACGCAATTAATATCCTAATTATCCTCGTGATTAAATATTGGATTTTAGATGAAAAGAAAATTCATGCACAGATCCAGGCGAATAAGGAAAAACCAAAAACTGAAGGTAAGTTCCAGAAACGTATGAGAGAAATGATGGAGAAAGCTCAGGAACAGCAAAAAGTGCAAGAGCAAAGAGGTAAAAAGAAATAA
- a CDS encoding acyl carrier protein phosphodiesterase, producing MNYLAHSFLTFSDGQIVGQFLEDFIPNRDRFSFPKDIQDGITLHRAIDTFTDSHPAIHEAKKVFAPLVRLYAGAFVDVAMDYFVANDLSLHSLAQWKAHSLHVYKVLNDHERFLPENFKTMLVRMEADDWLYNYREDQNIKFSMRNVLNKAKYLDLNIPVFEAFLENKSVLQQCYDDFFPDLREHAKGINSLLQLEK from the coding sequence ATGAATTATCTTGCTCATTCTTTTCTTACTTTTTCGGACGGACAGATTGTCGGGCAGTTTTTGGAAGATTTTATCCCTAACAGAGACCGGTTTTCTTTTCCGAAAGATATCCAGGACGGGATTACTCTTCATCGTGCGATCGACACCTTTACCGATTCTCACCCCGCAATTCATGAAGCCAAAAAGGTTTTTGCACCGTTGGTAAGATTATATGCAGGAGCTTTTGTAGATGTTGCTATGGATTATTTTGTGGCTAATGATTTAAGCTTACATTCTTTGGCGCAGTGGAAGGCACATTCACTTCATGTTTATAAAGTTTTAAACGACCATGAAAGGTTTTTACCCGAAAATTTCAAAACGATGCTTGTAAGAATGGAAGCAGATGACTGGCTGTACAATTACCGTGAAGACCAGAACATCAAATTCAGTATGAGAAATGTTTTAAACAAAGCTAAATATCTGGATCTAAACATCCCCGTTTTTGAGGCTTTTTTAGAAAATAAAAGTGTCCTCCAACAATGTTATGATGATTTTTTTCCTGATTTACGGGAACATGCAAAAGGAATTAATTCACTTTTACAGCTTGAAAAATAA
- a CDS encoding CTP synthase, with the protein MSKKNTKYIFVTGGVTSSLGKGIVSASLGLLLKSRGFNVTIQKLDPYINIDPGTLNPYEHGECYVTEDGAETDLDLGHYERYLDAPTSQNNNVTTGKIYQTVIEKERKGDFLGKTVQVIPHITNEIKRRIKILSKQNYDIIITEIGGTVGDIESLPYIETVRQLKWELGEKNSMVIHLTLLPYLASSGELKTKPSQHSVRQLMESGIMADVLVCRTEHKIPKDQRAKLAQFCNVPLDNVIECKDLETIYEVPMYLQKQNFDDVVLKELDLKSDKDADLKEWKSFLKKFQNPKKSIEIALVGKYVSLQDSYISIAEAFKHAGADVETEVKVRWVYSGDITEENIKDTLKGVDGILIAPGFGDRGIEGKVLTARYARENKVPMLGICLGMQIMTIEFARNVLGYSKANSMEFDTSTPDPVISIMEEQKNVVDKGGTMRLGAWKCSLKSGSKLNDIYGTKNITERHRHRYEFNSDYIGEFEKNGFLATGTNPETGLVEALEMPEHPFYVGVQYHPEYKSTVATPHPLFRAFIKACTPK; encoded by the coding sequence ATGAGTAAAAAGAATACAAAGTACATCTTTGTGACAGGAGGTGTAACTTCATCTTTGGGGAAAGGAATCGTTTCTGCTTCTCTGGGACTTCTACTAAAATCACGCGGCTTTAATGTAACGATCCAAAAACTAGATCCTTATATCAATATCGACCCAGGAACACTGAATCCTTATGAACACGGAGAATGCTATGTAACCGAAGATGGTGCGGAGACGGATCTGGATTTAGGCCACTACGAGCGTTATCTTGATGCTCCTACTTCCCAAAACAATAACGTTACCACAGGGAAAATCTACCAAACTGTTATCGAAAAAGAAAGAAAAGGAGATTTCCTTGGAAAAACAGTGCAGGTAATTCCTCATATCACAAACGAAATCAAACGTAGAATTAAAATCTTATCTAAACAGAACTACGATATCATTATTACTGAGATCGGTGGAACTGTCGGAGATATAGAATCTTTGCCTTATATCGAAACTGTTCGCCAGTTGAAATGGGAATTGGGAGAGAAAAACTCTATGGTGATTCACCTTACTTTGTTGCCATATTTGGCTTCAAGTGGAGAATTAAAAACAAAACCTTCTCAGCATTCCGTTCGTCAATTAATGGAAAGCGGAATTATGGCGGATGTTTTGGTTTGCCGTACAGAACATAAAATCCCGAAAGATCAGAGAGCAAAACTGGCTCAGTTCTGTAACGTGCCTTTAGATAATGTGATTGAATGTAAAGATCTGGAAACGATCTATGAAGTTCCGATGTACCTTCAAAAGCAAAACTTTGATGATGTTGTCCTTAAAGAATTAGATCTAAAAAGTGATAAAGATGCCGATCTTAAAGAATGGAAATCTTTTTTAAAGAAATTCCAGAATCCTAAAAAATCTATCGAAATTGCTTTGGTTGGAAAGTATGTATCCCTTCAGGATTCTTATATTTCAATTGCTGAAGCTTTCAAGCACGCAGGTGCGGATGTGGAAACGGAAGTGAAGGTCAGATGGGTGTACAGTGGCGATATTACGGAAGAAAATATTAAAGATACTTTAAAAGGTGTAGACGGAATTCTGATAGCTCCAGGTTTTGGTGACAGAGGAATTGAAGGAAAAGTGCTTACCGCAAGATATGCAAGAGAAAATAAAGTTCCGATGTTGGGAATTTGTTTGGGAATGCAGATCATGACGATCGAATTTGCAAGAAATGTTCTTGGATATTCTAAAGCCAACTCAATGGAATTTGATACTTCTACACCGGATCCTGTAATTTCAATTATGGAAGAACAGAAAAATGTAGTAGATAAAGGCGGAACAATGCGTCTGGGAGCTTGGAAATGTTCTTTGAAAAGCGGTTCAAAATTAAACGACATTTACGGAACTAAAAATATTACAGAAAGACACCGTCACAGATATGAATTCAACAGCGATTATATCGGTGAATTCGAGAAAAACGGTTTTCTGGCAACAGGTACAAACCCGGAAACAGGATTGGTAGAAGCATTGGAAATGCCGGAACATCCTTTCTATGTGGGAGTTCAGTACCACCCGGAATATAAGAGTACGGTTGCAACGCCGCATCCTTTATTCAGAGCTTTTATTAAGGCTTGTACACCGAAATAA
- a CDS encoding DUF3108 domain-containing protein, whose protein sequence is MRIFLILLIMSSANFFAQKTLTPDNVKIESKYIKDETSNSIWYIENGTHKKEIGKITTEVKKVDKTTLLIKTSVKMNMSPDIPWVDSTLVKISDFQPVYHSSYNSARDMQLKFGKNKVTGYYLDKKTQKKDNINESVSTEYFDSNSYPGLLRFLPLKEHYSTEMPIFDYNPAAKKGVVKAYIEDVNKGELNGRKVWIVKTTDDIQDRKTIVTYYLDTSTREVLKQEIDSNGRKMVMESVK, encoded by the coding sequence ATGAGAATATTCCTGATCTTATTAATAATGAGCAGTGCCAATTTTTTTGCACAAAAAACACTCACTCCCGACAACGTAAAAATCGAATCCAAATACATTAAAGACGAAACGTCCAATTCTATCTGGTACATCGAAAACGGAACCCATAAGAAAGAAATCGGAAAGATTACCACAGAAGTTAAAAAAGTAGATAAGACAACTCTTCTCATCAAAACGAGCGTAAAAATGAATATGTCTCCTGATATTCCGTGGGTAGATTCAACGTTGGTGAAGATTTCAGACTTCCAGCCGGTGTATCATTCATCATATAATTCTGCAAGAGATATGCAGTTGAAATTCGGAAAAAATAAAGTGACCGGATATTATCTTGATAAAAAAACTCAGAAAAAAGACAATATTAATGAAAGTGTTTCTACTGAATATTTTGACAGCAATTCTTATCCGGGTTTATTACGATTTTTGCCTTTAAAGGAACACTACTCCACCGAAATGCCTATCTTCGATTATAATCCGGCAGCAAAAAAAGGAGTGGTAAAAGCTTATATTGAAGATGTAAATAAAGGTGAGCTTAATGGCAGAAAAGTCTGGATCGTAAAAACAACAGATGATATTCAGGATAGAAAAACAATCGTCACATATTATCTGGATACTTCAACAAGGGAAGTTCTAAAACAGGAAATCGATTCCAATGGAAGGAAAATGGTGATGGAATCCGTAAAATAA
- a CDS encoding YceI family protein, giving the protein MKKIFLTFVFALVSVVGFAQTGWAVDPMHSSVNFNIKHMGVSFVQGRFDKFDGKVATKGNALDGAEISMMVDVNSINTGVEMRDKHLKSADFFDGEKYPNMTFVTTSITKDKNNSYLLKGKLTIKDVTKDITVPVTFGGITKNQQGKEIMGIQTTFKVNRLDYNIKYDPTGAGVAKDVDVNLYFELIKQ; this is encoded by the coding sequence ATGAAAAAGATATTTTTAACTTTTGTATTCGCACTTGTAAGTGTTGTAGGATTTGCACAGACAGGTTGGGCAGTAGATCCGATGCATTCTTCTGTAAATTTCAATATCAAGCATATGGGAGTCAGCTTTGTGCAGGGAAGATTCGATAAATTCGACGGGAAAGTTGCTACGAAAGGCAATGCTCTTGACGGTGCGGAAATTTCGATGATGGTGGATGTAAACTCCATCAATACGGGTGTTGAGATGAGAGACAAACATCTGAAAAGTGCAGATTTCTTCGACGGAGAAAAATATCCGAATATGACTTTCGTTACGACTTCTATTACAAAGGATAAAAATAATTCTTATCTGTTGAAAGGAAAACTTACCATTAAAGATGTTACAAAAGACATCACCGTTCCGGTAACTTTCGGTGGTATTACCAAAAACCAGCAGGGAAAGGAGATTATGGGAATTCAGACAACATTTAAAGTAAACCGTTTAGATTATAATATTAAATATGATCCTACGGGAGCAGGTGTGGCTAAAGACGTTGACGTTAACTTATATTTTGAGTTAATTAAGCAATAG
- a CDS encoding DUF6702 family protein, with product MKNFWLFLLPVLFLFSFSEAKHPYHVGSVEINYNSKSKTFEITGRFFLDDLENALGKKYGQSFHFNDPKYKAQLNEALRKYCSEYFKLKTNNQFLKVDFVGYEEDHESVNVYLESEGVQNPRKVETAVSFLYNLFDDQINIVHIIVNDVRKSEKLTYPNRYLYQQF from the coding sequence ATGAAGAATTTTTGGTTGTTTCTGCTTCCTGTGCTTTTTCTGTTTTCTTTTTCTGAAGCAAAACACCCTTATCATGTGGGTTCTGTGGAAATTAATTATAATTCTAAATCAAAAACTTTTGAGATTACCGGGAGATTTTTTCTCGATGATCTTGAAAATGCCCTTGGAAAGAAATACGGACAGTCTTTTCATTTTAATGATCCAAAATATAAAGCACAGCTTAATGAAGCTTTGAGAAAATACTGTTCAGAGTATTTTAAGCTTAAAACCAATAACCAGTTTTTGAAAGTTGATTTCGTCGGTTACGAAGAAGATCACGAATCCGTAAATGTCTATCTGGAATCTGAAGGGGTACAAAATCCCCGGAAAGTAGAAACTGCCGTTAGTTTTCTGTACAATCTCTTTGATGACCAGATCAATATTGTGCATATCATCGTCAACGATGTAAGAAAAAGCGAGAAACTGACGTATCCTAATCGTTATTTATACCAGCAATTCTAG
- a CDS encoding M1 family metallopeptidase — protein MKLKVAALSVFAYVGLTAQNIQNNPGSNHGNKFEQLGTILPTPNIYRTASGAPGQGYWQNRADYEISAYLDEDKRNLKGSETVTYYNNSPDELEYIWLQLDENQQSTVKKADFPFSSTLPKASNDQQLRPTELPAKDNGYGVNLEKVTDASGNPLKYTVNKTMMRIDLPKPLKKGEKLVFKVDWNYNIPNRMKMGGRGGYENFPEDGNDLYTMTQWYPRMCVYSDFHGWQNHQFTGRGEFALVFGNFKVSMNVPADHVVGGTGECKNYDQVLTSDQLARYNKSKTSSEPVEIVTLDEAKKAEKNHSKQRKTWTFEANDVRDFAWTSSRKFVWDGMGVTIPENNNKVMAMSFYPKEAYGLYRKYSTKAVAHTIKTYSEFTIPYPYPVAQSVEAANGMEYPMICFNFGRTEKDGTYSEGIKNGMLGVIIHEVGHNFFPMIINSDERQWTWMDEGLNTFVEYLTEEKWDNKFPSKRGPAWTIVDYMKLPKDQLEPIMSNSENIVQFGPNAYAKPATGLNILRETIMGRELFDKAFKTYAKRWAFRHPEPADFFRTMEDASGEDLDWFWRGWFYGTDPVDISIDKVTIATPDFETAAREDKETKYKVDKPLLNEFEDISKIRNKEDKNITFYVDKDKDAQDFYYRYDRGQEKVDTNKEYTLKTEGTEPLSQKEKDKFKNITAYQIDFNNKGGLVMPIILEFTFEDGSKLTDKSSAQIWRMNEQKVSKTYYFDKKLKSIQLDPMKETADIDTSNNFWSNSGGTAETSKFQLFKQKEGGNARGASNGKVNPMQAAGKK, from the coding sequence ATGAAACTAAAAGTTGCCGCACTTTCAGTATTTGCTTATGTCGGGTTAACTGCTCAAAATATACAGAACAATCCCGGAAGTAATCATGGGAACAAATTTGAACAACTCGGAACCATTCTTCCTACTCCCAATATCTATAGAACAGCTTCCGGAGCGCCTGGTCAAGGGTATTGGCAGAACAGGGCTGACTACGAAATTTCAGCTTATCTTGATGAAGATAAAAGAAATCTGAAGGGTTCGGAAACGGTAACCTATTACAACAATTCTCCCGATGAACTTGAATATATCTGGCTTCAACTGGACGAAAATCAACAATCTACAGTAAAAAAAGCAGATTTCCCATTCTCATCTACCCTTCCGAAAGCATCGAATGATCAGCAGCTGAGACCTACCGAATTGCCTGCAAAAGATAACGGATACGGTGTAAATCTTGAAAAAGTAACGGATGCATCGGGAAATCCCTTAAAATATACGGTAAACAAAACCATGATGCGTATTGATTTACCAAAACCTCTGAAAAAAGGCGAAAAACTTGTTTTCAAAGTAGACTGGAACTACAACATCCCCAACAGGATGAAAATGGGCGGTCGTGGCGGTTACGAAAATTTCCCTGAAGACGGAAACGACCTTTACACCATGACCCAATGGTATCCGAGAATGTGCGTTTACAGCGACTTCCACGGATGGCAGAATCATCAGTTTACAGGAAGAGGAGAATTTGCCTTAGTATTCGGAAATTTTAAAGTTTCAATGAATGTTCCTGCAGATCACGTTGTGGGCGGAACCGGAGAGTGTAAAAACTATGATCAGGTATTAACATCAGATCAGCTGGCAAGATATAATAAGTCTAAAACTTCTTCTGAACCGGTAGAAATTGTAACATTGGACGAAGCTAAAAAAGCAGAAAAGAACCACTCAAAACAAAGAAAAACCTGGACTTTCGAAGCGAATGATGTAAGAGATTTTGCATGGACGTCCTCAAGAAAATTCGTTTGGGACGGAATGGGCGTTACCATTCCTGAAAACAACAATAAAGTAATGGCGATGAGCTTTTACCCGAAAGAAGCTTACGGATTATACAGAAAATATTCAACAAAAGCTGTAGCTCACACCATTAAAACTTATTCAGAATTTACGATTCCTTATCCGTATCCTGTGGCACAGTCTGTGGAAGCGGCCAATGGAATGGAATATCCGATGATCTGTTTCAATTTCGGAAGAACAGAAAAAGACGGAACCTATTCGGAAGGAATTAAGAACGGAATGTTAGGGGTTATTATTCATGAAGTTGGGCATAACTTCTTCCCGATGATCATTAATTCAGATGAAAGACAATGGACATGGATGGATGAAGGACTAAACACTTTCGTAGAATATCTTACAGAAGAAAAATGGGATAATAAATTCCCTTCCAAAAGAGGTCCGGCCTGGACAATTGTAGACTACATGAAGCTTCCGAAAGATCAACTGGAACCCATCATGAGCAATTCTGAAAATATTGTTCAGTTTGGCCCGAATGCCTATGCAAAACCTGCAACAGGACTGAATATTCTTCGTGAAACCATTATGGGAAGAGAACTTTTTGATAAAGCTTTTAAAACCTATGCAAAAAGATGGGCTTTCAGACATCCTGAACCTGCAGATTTCTTCAGAACAATGGAAGACGCGAGTGGTGAAGACCTGGATTGGTTCTGGAGAGGATGGTTCTACGGAACAGATCCGGTAGACATTTCTATCGATAAGGTAACGATTGCAACCCCAGATTTCGAGACAGCAGCGAGAGAAGATAAAGAAACAAAATACAAAGTTGATAAGCCTTTATTAAACGAATTTGAAGATATTTCAAAAATCAGAAACAAAGAAGACAAGAATATCACTTTCTATGTAGACAAAGATAAAGACGCTCAGGATTTCTACTATAGATACGACAGAGGTCAGGAAAAAGTGGATACCAATAAAGAGTACACTCTCAAAACAGAAGGAACGGAACCTTTAAGCCAAAAGGAAAAAGATAAATTTAAAAATATCACGGCGTATCAGATTGATTTTAATAATAAAGGAGGTTTGGTAATGCCTATTATCCTGGAATTCACGTTCGAAGACGGCAGCAAATTAACCGACAAATCTTCGGCTCAGATCTGGAGAATGAATGAGCAGAAAGTTTCTAAAACGTATTATTTTGATAAAAAATTAAAATCAATTCAGCTTGATCCGATGAAAGAAACTGCCGATATCGACACTTCAAATAATTTCTGGAGCAACAGTGGCGGAACAGCAGAAACTTCAAAATTCCAATTATTTAAACAAAAAGAAGGCGGAAATGCAAGAGGAGCTTCCAACGGAAAAGTAAATCCGATGCAGGCAGCAGGGAAAAAGTAA
- a CDS encoding HupE/UreJ family protein, with protein MQDFLFYLHLGWEHIISLDALDHQLFVLALIAVYSYKDWKKILILVTAFTIGHSITLALSILDIIRINSAWVEFLIPSTIVLTSLDNILMKNKKQTLMKANYYLALIFGLIHGMGFANTARVMIAKSQSIAIPLLGFNIGLELGQIAIVFGILILLFILLKIFRVNQKDWILFVSSGVFALSLKMALERIPF; from the coding sequence ATGCAGGATTTTCTATTCTATTTACACCTTGGCTGGGAACATATCATTTCTTTGGACGCGCTGGATCATCAGCTTTTTGTATTGGCTTTGATAGCCGTTTATTCCTACAAAGACTGGAAAAAAATATTAATTCTGGTGACAGCATTTACAATCGGACATTCTATCACCTTAGCTTTAAGCATTTTAGACATTATAAGAATCAATTCCGCTTGGGTTGAATTTTTAATTCCGTCTACGATCGTTTTGACTTCGCTGGACAATATCCTGATGAAAAATAAAAAACAGACCTTGATGAAGGCCAATTATTATTTAGCTTTAATCTTCGGACTCATTCACGGGATGGGGTTTGCCAATACCGCCCGAGTGATGATTGCGAAAAGCCAAAGCATTGCCATACCGCTTCTAGGCTTTAATATCGGGCTGGAATTGGGGCAAATTGCCATTGTTTTTGGTATTTTAATCTTATTATTTATTTTGCTTAAAATCTTCAGGGTTAACCAAAAAGACTGGATTCTGTTTGTTTCGTCCGGTGTTTTTGCTTTGTCACTAAAAATGGCTTTAGAAAGAATTCCTTTTTAG